The region agcaccccgcctccttctccacctcctaaGCAACAAAAGAAGATAGCCGCAGCCGCTCGGCCGGCTCcagtgtctagcagtacagccagaggcaggagGCAATACATATTTGGTTcagctctcaagcctctagagaagttaccatacgagatgaccgaaCAGGAAAACGCGGAGATCTgtcaagcccaagtgaaggacttctttgaaacgcaaagagctaagaaacatccacctccggaggagaagacagatccggtgaaagcaaagcgcactatcgatgccctgaagaaaccaccactGTCTCTgccgaaaaccaactatgagcgcattattgaaaggTCATATATCAAAGCAAAGCGTGCAGGAAGTACTTGcagtgatcgaaggttagcagaaCAAAGAAGTGGGAAAAATCCCCAACTCGcctaacaagcgaaccaatcgtgcctcctgctcaaggtgtctagcgaaatcatcgctaatcatccggggatcTTGCCCGGTACCAATCATGTAGATTACATTTATGACGACGATGCACTACATTTTGgtataatggaggtggacgaattcagataccagtacgggaagcctcttgtcaaagatggaactactctaacaacgatgatgcgaagattccatgattggtacatgaaaacctgcagagagtctgggaaggatactttgacgctgagagttaaagaggagcacgacctcgttagaATTGATCTGTTGTTTGTTCCATTTgaagagttcttccagtttttcaatcaaaaggccctcgataaattaacggtcacttgctactatctgtaagtactacttctggcattaagtctctatatatagctcagctctttcattgcatgcatatataattatcctcacaatattatgcagattgaaaatcgtcgaatgcagaaaaactgaaatctatgatattgggttcattaacactaatctcatagatgaatttacGGTTACATTTAATGCCAAAGAAATGAAGGCCAACTTGCTATGATTgttggtaataaatcaaaacaaagatgcaatactctttccttacaacttcaagtgagtgttactgtcttgtgcatattcagtttcccttaattattactcgaggttatagtaattaatgtaattgatgagttatgcatgcttgcgcaggttccactatattctcctagagattaagcttgagcagagactagtaaccgtcttagactcgagacgaaagatctcgaggactatgcggacatgtctaaaatgctcaacaagtaagttcaatcgatcattatcgcaccatatcggcaactttgttcatttcttgatatcaagtaattgttttctttgtctcgcagggtttggaaagtattcacgGCACAAGTTCTGGGACTGCCGCATGATCTGCGATGGAAAtatccgaaagtaagtactactagctagctagttccgcgcatgcaTCTCcagttgattctagctactttcatcagtgccatttataatgcttcattatcagtttgattgacctctatttctcataaattacttgtggcaggaacccgggaatgatTATTATGGATACTACGTCTGTGAGTTCATGTACAACGTGACAACCAAGAataggcggggctactctaaaagacaatatgaagtgcgtaagcaaaaatattcacaattttattttattaccatcatttctgctgagtttcattcatatatatgtattgacccccttcttcaaattagatgtggcagatgcggaatgaactcctaccacaagatcgcatgcgagcaattcaagagaaattggcgggaatctttcttgaccacgtcatcaataaagccggagaataccatgtggaacttgagttcagatgttagggtATTGTAAGAAGGATATACGAAATGTGAGTCCAGTGGCGTCTGatggatatacgaaaacttgttgttcagtcaatctctcggagaaggagaggtcgatcacttctccctgtatatgttcatgaagatcttctgtacttaatggtttccttcatttgcttactagctagcgtgtcgagtcctttctatacgtatagtacgtagcgtcggccaagcacggagataagagaggacacttctctctattagctagctaacacaataNNNNNNNNNNNNNNNNNNNNNNNNNNNNNNNNNNNNNNNNNNNNNNNNNNNNNNNNNNNNNNNNNNNNNNNNNNNNNNNNNNNNNNNNNNNNNNNNNNNNNNNNNNNNNNNNNNNNNNNNNNNNNNNNNNNNNNNNNNNNNNNNNNNNNNNNNNNNNNNNNNNNNNNNNNNNNNNNNNNNNNNNNNNNaaaaaaacaaaaaccctagctcCTGAACTGCTGACGTGTGGGCGcttattggtcctggttggtgataccaaccgggacaaaaggccccctgcctgggcaagccgcagcggccacgtggagccccatctgtcccggttggtataagaaccgggactaaaggtattgaGCTTTAgtactgaccctttagtcccggttctcgaaccgggacaaatgggccttataaaccgggacaaatgggcctttttctactagtacaACGACAAAGATTGACGATTGAGATTTAAAACGACAATGGTTTTTTTGGTAAAAAAATTGATTCACATTGTCTATCAGTCTACGTCGTGGAAATTACCTCCACATCGCCTACGGGTACAAATCATCGAGACGTTGTGGATACAGCAACCGCTCCATCCGAGAGCGTCTGGCACCGCCACCCGGATTCATTGGAGCCGGATCGAGGTATGCTCCATGTAGCCGATCAGGACTACACCGCACAGCTCGGCGTCGATCAAGCCGCCGTTGTGCGCCATCCTGGACTGCTAGAGAAGGAGAGAGGGCAAACGAGGAAAGGAGCCATGGGATACCGCCGCAGCTATGGGGAGGGGATGAGCGGGAAGAAGGTTGCGTCCCTCTGACGCGCATCTGGCGGTCAATCCAGGAGGTTGGGAGGTGGCCATCGTCGATCCGGACGACCACCAGCACCGTTGCTGGGTAGTCGCCTTGACTGCGAGTGGCTAGCTACGGCCTACGGGAACGCGGGCCGGCGTTCAATTTAAATACAACTACGAGTTAAAATCAATGAGTCACCTAAGGCTGACCATAGtggtggtatcttagctagtatcatgcatttgGGAATAGCAAACAcattgatgtggcaaagaattaaataagagagagagaggattagaggagtaacataggtagatactatATCAGATTAAAATATATGCTACTttatgtcatgcatggcaatacatAAGATaatctatgatactactctatgatatTACTCTATGGCAATACATATGATACTACTCTATGAGTAGCCTAAAGGATAAATATGTAGAAGGAAGAGGATGAGGAGTGGGTCCCCTTAATCCCCATGGAGAACAAACACACCATTGTTTGGTTATATATGAGTGGCTAAggttggttgtaatggggagtatcatatattagtatcatgcatatgatactagtgtatgatactacctccctaatgcatagtatcatatagtagtatcatgtagtattctatttattgccatgcatgacacaaaatagcatagcatttattatgatacggtatcatgatatgatactacatcctctctttcttcatttaatgctatgacacctcatcaaaattgcctagttggcatgcatgatactagctatgatactaccattacgcccAGCCTAAGGCTGgtaatagtggggagtaacttagactagtaacatgtatatattactaggctatgttactacctctatagtgggtagtaacatatatgtagtgtcaTGCATCACTTTATTTATTACTTCATAGACTCATTTAGCATTGGGAACCGCtaggtgatggtaacatattatgttactctatttgtctctctcctcattaactacttgacaCATCATCACTTtttcttatgtggcatctatgttactacttatgttactcccactatgaccagcctaaatgACCATCGGCATAAGGATCTGTGCGGAAAAGACGAACCACTAAGTGGATCCCGACTAAAAAAATGTGCGTATTGATTGCCATGTTGAAACGGGATTTTGTGGACATTCTGAGTACATCAATTAAATCCCCTCGATCAATGGAAATATGGGGCTAAGTGACCCCAGCCTAATGACCTACGTCGATGATCCATGCAAAAATATAGACATGTCTAAGTGGACCACTGGCGTAATAATACCAAAACGAGGGAGTATAACATAAGAGCCGATGACCACCGGCACTAGAGCTTGTTTCGTGATTAATTTGCACAGTTGATGCAAATATCTTCTAGACATTGGGTGTGTGTATTTTGGTGGATGGGACAATTAACGCTTTCTTCGTAGTGAAGCACAACTGTGCTTGCGCATACATCTTTTTACTAAATTCTATCTCTTTACAACGCACGggtgtatgtgatagtccattctaTAGAACATCTAGAACTTCAATTTACTGATTAAACTTATGTTGATGATGTATTAAAAAAACTTTGACGATATTTGCACGTAGGTGTATTTTCTCTCTCTTTGAGGTACAAGTAATTTGCAAGGATCCTCATGTTTTGTTGGAAGCAAACAACATGTTCTTTTAAGTATTGAGCACTTGGACTTCTGATCGATTGGTTCCCCACATGTATAGTGACCATCCCACTTTGGTAAAACAACTATTACGAGAAGGACTAATAAATCAAGATGGACGTAGTAGCTCGTTTGCTCACTTTAGCCTAGGCAAGCATGATTGATTTGCGTTCCATTGGTTTATTTTCTTCAAGGGGCTGATGATATAGATGGTGGAGCCGTGCGTCATTGTCACTGGTCATCATCATattttcttcgtcttcttcttttcACACTTCTTTCAAGTATTAGATGCCAAGGGTCAAGGAAAACCGTGTAGTCCCCTCTTCCATTCTTGGTAAAGATAGAACGATGCAGTTACAATGCACATGCTGACATGAATATGCTATTGGGCTTGCAAAGTGCGTAAGGTGGTTCGGTAACATGCTAGTCCATATGGACACAGAGTTTGTGATACCGACCTCACATGCATCCGATCCGGGTGAAGAGTAAAATCcagaaaatagtaaaaaaaatcatCATCATAAGTGTTACTAGGAACTAGTATACCATCAACTTTTATTTTTGCGAGAAACTATACCACTATAACTCCCATGCAAGTAGTTAAACACTAGGCCATCAAGACCAAAAATAAGGTGATGAATGGGTCTCATGATCCATCTTCAAAACCTAATCGATCTATGACCAGTAACCTAATATATATGTGATGTAACTCCAAATTAAGTTCGTGCGGCCTTGTGCATACCGGCTAAGGACATCCAACGTAGAAATAATCTAGAGTAAAATATATGAAAAATATACTAGTCAGAATGATGTAAGTACTACCACCCGCTAGGCTTCTAGGCTAGGAGTAAGGTGTAGTAATAGCTAGCTGATGAAAATGTTGGTTGAAGCAACAGTGGTCGGAGTGGGCATGGGTGACGGGGGAAGCACACAAATGGAATGGCCGGTCCATAGCTATCAATTAGCTATGTGCGCGCGCTGAGCTTTACTCACATCACATTGCGCGAAAGGAATTAGCGTTGCCAAAGGACCGATCGATCAGGCTCCACAGGCGCTGCTTGCCCGCAGTTTCCTTCCTTGTGCCCAGCCCCATCGTCACTGCCATCCATTCATCGACACGTTGCGGGTGTTGGGGCCGGCACACCCGGGGCCGCGTCGTCGCTTTCCATCGCTGGCTTGCAGCTGCTCTTAAGCCGCTCCACGAGCGTGGCCGTTCTGCCCCGCCATTGCTCTCCTCTCTCCAGCTCGAACCCGTCAAGCTAGCAAGCAATCGGAGCAGTGAGGGTgagtcccctcccctccccctccgtgCCATTGATCCCGGCCGGCCataaacttcttcttcttcttcttcttcttgattcTTTCCTGTTGAAATTAAGCTGATTGTGTGACGCGTTGTAGCTGATCTCGTCCTAGCGGCCATGGACGGCCAGAAGATCCCAGGTTCTGTCAGGCTGGCCTGCGGATGGGTGCTCCTCAGCGCCTGCGCCATGGCCTTGGTCCACTACACCCTCTCCTGCAGCCAGGTAATTACCCCTTGGACCCTGTACATTCCGATCGAGTTTCTGACCGACCGATCCATCACGCGCCGGTCCTGTTCGTCGTCTCCATATGCATGCAGGCCATGACCTGCAAGTGCGATGCGCTGACGGACACCAAGGCCGCCTGCTTCAGCGCCCTCTGGATCGGGACTCTGTGCTGCGCTGGATCCCAGGCAACCGCGGCGGCGCTGGCGCTGCTGCTCCCACGCCGGCCCCGCTGGGTCACCCGTGAACTGGCCAACTTCGCGGTCGCGGTCGCCAGCGCCGGCCACTGCATGTTCCACGGCGCCATCTACATCCTCCACCCAGGAGTCTACTTCGCACTGGCCTCGATCCTGTTCATGCTGGGCGACATCATCTGCGGCATGGCTCTCTACCTGGTAGGTGAGGACTGAGGAGTAGGGCAAGCAGCACGCACCACGCAGCCACGCTTAGTTGAGCTAGCTGCATGAGATTATGTGTGATTATGTGCATGTATCAGCTCGTGGGAAAGGTATACTGATGACATCGTGGTTCTAGCTAAGGAAGAATAAACCTGTAGAATGCACGCAGTATGCTGCGAGGAGAGGACTGATCGAGTGCCGTATGTATGTGTGAATCTACCAGTGTCCGGGATTTATGTTCATGAACTCTTACGTATGTCGTTTCAAGTATTGATCATTGTTTTCCATCCGGGTTCAGCGTTGTCGCCGGTTTGGTCCGGATTTTTCGTTGCGGGGTACCTTACCATGTTCCTCTTGATCGGCTGGGGGCGGGGCCGGCCGGGGCTGCGCTCGTCGTGCCTCCGTTGAGATCATGTTGAGTGTAGACGTCTTGCCTCCGTTTTGTCTGGACTCGACGACGGGTACCTACTTGCGACACGGGTAGAGCAAGCAGTCCAGATGTCCTCCAAGAAAAGATTTTTCATCATTCCAGCCATGCCACATTGATTCTCCACCCTTGAGAGGCCGCATAAACTTCACTTGCTACCCGTTCTAGCACTCGTGCCCCCAGCTCCAGGACCTTTTTTTGCTGCTCCTTTATCTGTAAAATAGACCAATCCACCATCCAatgtgtcactactagggaaaagcttataggcaggCGCTTACTAATAGCGCGGGTTTATACTcctcgctgctgctacttagtagtaatGTGGTTTTTTACACATCGctgctactaagttgatagtagtagggcgggtttttaaccctcgctactactaagcagtcTCTACCATNNNNNNNNNNNNNNNNNNNNNNNNNNNNNNNNNNNNNNNNNNNNNNNNNNNNNNNNNNNNNNNNNNNNNNNNNNNNNNNNNNNNNNNNNNNNNNNNNNNNNNNNNNNNNNNNNNNNNNNNNNNNNNNNNNNNNNNNNNNNNNNNNNNNNNNNNNNNNNNNNNNNNNNNNNNNNNNNNNNNNNNNNNNNNNNNNNNNNGCCGGCCTCGCACCTCATGCCTCCCCCAAATCCGGCGACGTCCACTCCCGCCGCAGCCCCCTCCCCCtctttcctcctccttctctgatgTTGGAAGGAGAGGGAGATCCAGCAGAGCGCCATCCATGGCGGCGGCCAGATCCGCCATGGACACAACCACAGGTGAGTTGTTCTTCCTACtcctctcaatctctctctctctctctctctctctctctctctctctctctctctctcttcatccttCTAATcgttttctcttcttttgtagtaGCAGCAGAGAGGAGAGGTGTGAGGATGAGTTGGGCGGGGAAGCACCATAACCATGGACGACTTCATCCCCTCCAAGACCAGCATCAGCACTGGATGGAGACGATGTTGACGCCCAGTAGCAGCAGCAGCCTTGGATGAATTTATTTTTTTAAATcctaattagttagtagtagcgcgggaacctTACCCACGCTACAGCTAAgaagtagtagcgtgggtggcaaACGCGCTACTACTAGCAGAAGTagtaacccgcgctactgctaaaagttaGATGTGGCGCCGTATTAGTAGCacgggcccccgcgctactaataggtcattaccccgcgctactactagggtattCCCTAGTAGTATGTCATTGTTTTGATTATAGTCATAGGGTCAGAGATTCTTTCTTTTCAAAAATAATCCCATTTCTGGATTTCCATAAAGCCCAACATACTGTGGACACCCCACTAACACCAGTTTTTATCATCTTTTTTGAAAGAATCCAACCAAGACCCATTGTTAGCTTCTCGATTACAGTTGACGCATTGTCGCCATGTGAAAAGAACTTAAGAGTTCCCTGCAGTCGTCGGTGATCACCGCCCCCGAGGCACTGTACTCCGACTGGTGATGAGTTGCATTCACAATCTCCATGGAATCGCTCTCCACTGTGATCGCATGTATGATCAGATTTTGTGCCATCCTCTGACCAAGAGCGCTGATGCTTCCATACTGGGCACgtctagatcatgttgcttatagcTCATCGCAGCAGCAATAAATATCCCTCCGGTATCTCTGATAATTGCTCCTAGAGCACCCGAACCAGAATAAGCGTCAAAAGCTGCATCGACATTTAGTTTAACGGATCCCCTCGCTGGTCTTGTCCAACCTTTCTCCATCCTCACATGCTTCATTTTTTTCGGTGATACAGTTTGCTACAGTGGTTCTAATAGTTAGACCTGTACGACCCGGAGAACCAATATTACCTCCATGTGTAATATGTCTTCGTTCCCACCAGAGAAACCAACAAGCCACCATGATCAGTTCCGTGCTATTTCTAGTTTGTTGGTTATCATCATTCAGAATCTGAGTAAACATTAACTCCTCCAAAATTTCTGAACCGGGTCTGTCTAGCCTTGCTGCCCTAGACACACTATTCCCCATCTCCAGCGAGGACGAAACTTCTTTTGCTCTTAGACACAGAAACATCATGTGTCTCAAGTCTTCCGGATCAACCTTGCACACCAGGCAGATAATAGGCGATTTCATGTGTCTATCACTCAGTGCACAGTAACACGGTATGATCCCATGTAGCGCTCGCCAAGTAAATATCTGCACCTTTGGAGGAACACAACTAGCCCATACCTTCTTCCAAACCGGGTGTGGCTCACTGCCTTCCACTACATGATCTAAGCGAGCCCTGGTTCGATATTCAGCACGCCATTCCACGTGGTATGCAGATTTCATCGTGAAACGGCCAGAATTTGTAAACTGCCGGGCAATAAAATCCGGATGTCCATGTGACGGAAGTGGGATATGCAAGATCTTTTCGACGTCCACTGGCCAGAAAATATCCCGCAATAGCTCTTCATCCCAGTCTCCAGTTGATGGATCTATAAGTTCTTGCACCGACGAAGTATGCATTGCCCTCTTGGTGTCATTATCTTCCTATCATGACTTGAAGGATTCCACTAATCAGGCCAAATATTTATTGATTCTCCATTCCTTGGTCTCCAAATAGACCCTCTCTTAAACATTTTCAGTCCTTGCATGATACTCTGCCATGTAAAAGATGCACCTTTTATCAGAGTTGTGTTCAACAAGTCCCCATCAGGGTAATACTTCGCTCTTAGGACCTAGGTGCAAAGATAATCTGGGTCACTCAACAAACGCCAGCACTATTTCGC is a window of Triticum dicoccoides isolate Atlit2015 ecotype Zavitan chromosome 2B, WEW_v2.0, whole genome shotgun sequence DNA encoding:
- the LOC119368616 gene encoding uncharacterized protein LOC119368616, encoding MDGQKIPGSVRLACGWVLLSACAMALVHYTLSCSQAMTCKCDALTDTKAACFSALWIGTLCCAGSQATAAALALLLPRRPRWVTRELANFAVAVASAGHCMFHGAIYILHPGVYFALASILFMLGDIICGMALYLVGED